The window AATCAACCACAAGAATTATGCTCAGTACGTTGACATGTATAAATATGATGGAGTGTTGTATCAGGAGGACAATGCCTGTCAGACATGTGACTTCATCAAGCCAGCAAGGTCCAAACATTGCTGTAagtacattttacattactggTAATTCACTAACAAACTTGGCAGATTTTGGAAGATGAAGTGTTTAATTCATTCACAAGACTTCTCATAAACCCCTTCAAGACACTTGGCAGTGAACGAGATAGGAGATCATGAAGCACATGGCATTGGTGCAGAGGTCACAGTGCTGGTCTTCTGTTCATCACAAGTGAAAGTGACCATGACATCCTCATTGACATTTGGTACTGAATTTGCTGTATAACCTTAAGTGATACCTTCTTATCTTATTCCAGCTACGTGCGATATATGCATCTTCAAGTTTGATCACCATTGTGTTTGGACTAATCGATGTGTGGGTGGACGGAACCAGCGATACTTTCTCATCTTCATGGTCGCCCTGTGCATGATGGTTGGAAATGGTGTCTATATGGCATGTTGGGTCCTTCATAACATCACTGTCTACCAAAACCTGTGGAGTGCAAAATATGTGGATCATAATGGCGTTGCTCGAGATATGACCCTTGTTTTACTTGTACAGGTGAGTACATGTAGCAACTGAGCCCTTGCCCATCACGGATCAGTTTAGACTGTATTGCTCACATGTTTGATAATGTGCCAAGAGTCTTTCGAAACAATAGCCAATCAGACTAACACAAGCTCGATGACAATAGCCAATCAGACAGACACAAGCGCGATCGGTGCACATCTTTACTATTGTTATCATTTTTTTCAGCATCTGTTCATGCAGTttcccaggattgtatttctagcCACCGGGATGGGTGCCATTGCAGCTCTGCTCATTGGTTTCACGATCTACCACTTCTACCTAGCTGTCTTTAACCAGACGACGAATGAACGTTACAAGCGCTTTTACCTTGCCTCGAGGAAGGGATCTGTTGATTCTGTGAATGTGTATGACCGGGGCCTCACCAATAACCTCCTGGAGGTGCTATCCCCCATGCAGCATGTTAGTAAACAGGAAAAGAAGAATAACAATGTCATTCATGAACCAAAAATTAAGAAACGATGAAAGGAAGAGCCTTGGATAAGAATTCAGATGTAGAGGTTGTGCTGATGCCCGTTGTGAAGTGTAACATCAACGAAGACATTGTCTACACATGGCAAACCTTGTCAGGAATGTCAGTTGGGTCGTGACAATGACATCACTGCATTGTCGCTGTAGAAATATTATGTCTTCAGAGTTGATAGCTCACCCAGTTAGTTAAAAGAACCACAAGCTGTCCGTTCTCATAGCCTGTTCAAAATCTTTTGCGTTACCGGGTACTGATGAACTGGCACCTCTCTTGTGGCAAGTTTGCCGGTTCTTCCTCCTTGTACCTGACCGTGCTTGACATTCAAGGATACATGTTCTAGGCTCCCATAGCATTCATTTCCAAGACTATGCATATTTGTGAAGACACAAGTATTCTCACTAGTAGATCTTGTCTCATAGCCAGTTCAAGCTCATTTTTGTTACCAATGTCACTGCCTTTAAATCAAAAGCACTTTTAGATGATCAATTTTGACTGAGGtcgtaaatcattttttgacaAACATGTACAAATGCATGCTTCTGTTTTCTCTGCCAGGCTTTCTCCTCTTACTGTTGGGGGAGGTGGGCTGGAATAATGAGAATAGACCATCAGGTAATTAAGTGTTAGTGTACATGGATAATTGTGATATGTTGTTACTAGAGCtgttgtaaatatatatctgGAGTAAATATAAAATTACAATGATGTTGTCCAATAGATAAGATTGAAACTGTTCCGGTACTTTTCGTATTGATTTTGTAAGTACCTGTTAGTTAGcctcttaatgttttaaaataaGTGATTGGGATTTGTCATTGACTCTGTGTCGAAGGCCTACAAATGTAAGtgcaaaatctcaaattcaatatcAAATTTTGGACGAACCAACTTGGTCTTTATTACTTGATTTGATATAGAGGTGTTGTGAAACCCAGTTGACTTGTGTAATGCGTATTGACAGCGTCTTGCTGAGAGTCGCATTAATTTATTTACTGATTTATCAACGAACAACCGAGCAAGTGGTTTGTTGCTGCCATTCTATAAGTGCAAATTACACAGTGTGAATTCAGAAATATTTGTAATAATTGATAATTTTTAGAATGTTTAGAATGTATACTGGTAGGGAATAATCAGTGGGTAATCTAGTGCCTTGATCATGTTATATTACGAGTAACTGTTTGCCATTTACTCGGTTCAAGATATTTGTTTATTATTGTTTGTTCCTACTGCCTGCCGCCTTTAACTGGTTGTGTCAGTTTTTAAAACAGAGCTTATTCAGTTGTCACGTGTACTAAGgtacttttaaaaaaaggatcTTTTGGCGTCTTGGTGGATGACTGTTGTTGTTTTCTCTTCATAAAGAgttgttctttttatttttcattgtgAAAAATGTAATAATTTATAAAGTTATTATCTTTTTCTTTGTTACATTATAGGCTTCTGTGATTTTATGTACACACATTATCAGTATTTTCCTGGTTTGGGGGGATTTGCATCAATTCCTTTATTAACCTTCCTTGATTTATGCCTTGATTTTagtgatactacatgtatccgTCTCGGTTTTAGCCAGAATGTTCCTGACAATAATTCATGTCAAAAAGCTCCTCCAAAGGTACTGTATTATTATTGATATAAAGATTATTTAGGTAAAATCAATTTCTGTTATGGTTGCTGTCGATTTTGATGTTAACTGTTTTGTAATAGTTGCTATTTATTGGTTCCAAGTAATCATGGAATTAAATGTGACGGTATTTTGTATGCATCTCTTTAAGATGACAGGTAAATGAGTAATTTTTTCATGAGCCATGGTATTTCCCCTATTCTAGTAACTCCAGACACACAGAGCTTTTATATACCATGCTATAACTGTCCATTGCTTGAATTTATAGACTTTTTCACGGTTGTGTTGTGGCTGTCTAGTCTGTAGTGTTTGCAACTAGAGGAGCCACCTTCCTTGTTACTAGTGTGAAATATTCACTGCACTACTCTATGTATGCTTGCCATTATATCATACTCAACTATGTGTTATATGATATTATATCTGTACGACTTAGGCTACTGAAGAAAATATGCTATTAATATATCTTAACATCGGCTATACTGCGTGTTCCAGAAAAGTATCTGCACTGATTTATTGAGTTGATGTTTTTTGGAACATTCTTTAGAACCCCTACTTCCCTTCCTAAGCGGTAAGAACGCCACTGTGTTTACTTAGTTATTTTGTCGACATTATGTATAGGGCATATAACTGCATCTAACCTTGCTTCATGTTACAGAAAACTTACGAGTCCAGCTTTTAAACAAACTATCAATGGCATTCTAATCTTACATATGAAGCATCTTAACTTGGTTACCTGTCTCCCTATCCCTGAAGACCTTGTTCGGTTTGATTCGATCAGGTGTCTTGGTCATTTCTGTTGTGAACGTTGACTTTGTTTTCTTTGCAGTTGCGTCTTACACTAGAGACATACCAGTAATTGTTTACATATATAAACATGGTGCTGTATAGAATGAAGAAAGCTCAATTTACATATTGGTAGACCTAGCGTATTTAGTCCATCTGTGATATAACCTCAATATCTACCTATCACAAACCTAGATCCTTTTTTCTTCCTAttgcaatgagagtcaaatgcCTTGTGAACTTGACCAGAGAAGAGCGAAGTCTACAAATAAGTCAGTTGTGCACTGTAGCCCAGGAGTCATGATCATTCACCAGATTCCTCAAGCAAGCATATGAGACTTCCCCTCGTGTATTGACCAGTTGATACACTTATCATGCTTGTGTGGCTCAGAAAGCCTGGGCCATAGGGCTCACGTTGGTCAATATCTGACTCTGAGCAGAACTCTCATATATAGTCTTGCTTGTGGCAAATAATGAATTGAAACACATCTATCTGTGTTGCCTAATTTCATCTCTTGAA is drawn from Lineus longissimus chromosome 1, tnLinLong1.2, whole genome shotgun sequence and contains these coding sequences:
- the LOC135494742 gene encoding palmitoyltransferase ZDHHC4-like, with amino-acid sequence MEYLPLFIAYMSVCLGFAILYSLGDQPFMTTGFIGKLRQHAWRTVELMIPKSLWRIGASIITSLFFKRNRTFQMLYLFMNLSSHVVLVVDILPYLYVFHPTQNHTLAPLILFIIGTILYIVCCISDPGEINHKNYAQYVDMYKYDGVLYQEDNACQTCDFIKPARSKHCSTCDICIFKFDHHCVWTNRCVGGRNQRYFLIFMVALCMMVGNGVYMACWVLHNITVYQNLWSAKYVDHNGVARDMTLVLLVQHLFMQFPRIVFLATGMGAIAALLIGFTIYHFYLAVFNQTTNERYKRFYLASRKGSVDSVNVYDRGLTNNLLEVLSPMQHVSKQEKKNNNVIHEPKIKKR